The proteins below come from a single Hirundo rustica isolate bHirRus1 chromosome 6, bHirRus1.pri.v3, whole genome shotgun sequence genomic window:
- the POLR2L gene encoding DNA-directed RNA polymerases I, II, and III subunit RPABC5, with translation MIIPVRCFTCGKIVGNKWEAYLGLLQAEYTEGDALDALGLKRYCCRRMLLAHVDLIEKLLNYAPLEK, from the exons ATGATCATCCCGGTCAGGTGCTTCACGTGCGGCAAAATAGTGGGAAACAAGTGGGAAGCCTACCTTGGCCTTCTGCAGGCGGAGTACACGGAAgg AGATGCCCTGGATGCCCTTGGCTTGAAGAGATACTGCTGCCGCAGAATGCTCCTCGCCCATGTGGATCTGATTGAGAAGCTTTTGAATTATGCACCTCTGGAGAAATGA